The proteins below come from a single Kitasatospora sp. NBC_00315 genomic window:
- a CDS encoding Zn-dependent alcohol dehydrogenase has product MVRAALLTAVGSPLELVEIELPAPGPGQVRVKLAAAGVCHSDLSLATGVLRTATPVVLGHEGAGTVTEVGEGVLSFRPGDSVVLNWAPACWSCHLCTLGEPWLCENSGAGSTSTYAALADGTGVHPGLGVAAFAEETVVPERALIPLPDGVPLDAAALLGCAVLTGYGAVHHSARVRAGESVVVFGLGGVGLAVLQAARIAGAGRIIAVDVSAEKEELARRHGATGFVLSDDGTAKAVRQLTGGHGADHAIECVGRGATIRTAWSSTRRGGRTTVVGIGRKDDLVSFSALEVFHFARTLSACVYGNSDPAVDVPVLAEHVRAGRLDLESLITDRITLDEIPAAFERMAAGKGGRSLIVFP; this is encoded by the coding sequence ATGGTCCGCGCCGCCCTGCTCACCGCTGTCGGCAGCCCGCTGGAACTGGTCGAGATCGAGCTGCCCGCCCCCGGCCCCGGCCAGGTCAGGGTGAAGCTGGCCGCCGCCGGCGTCTGCCACTCCGACCTCTCGCTGGCCACCGGCGTGCTGCGCACCGCCACCCCCGTGGTGCTCGGCCACGAGGGAGCCGGCACCGTCACGGAGGTCGGCGAGGGCGTGCTCTCGTTCCGCCCCGGTGACAGCGTCGTGCTCAACTGGGCTCCCGCCTGCTGGTCCTGCCACCTCTGCACGCTCGGCGAACCGTGGCTCTGCGAGAACTCCGGGGCCGGGTCCACCTCGACGTACGCCGCGCTGGCCGACGGCACCGGCGTCCACCCGGGCCTGGGCGTGGCCGCCTTCGCCGAGGAGACGGTGGTCCCCGAGCGCGCCCTGATCCCGCTGCCGGACGGCGTACCGCTGGACGCGGCGGCCCTGCTCGGCTGCGCGGTGCTCACCGGCTACGGCGCGGTGCACCACTCGGCGCGGGTGCGGGCCGGCGAGTCGGTGGTGGTGTTCGGCCTCGGCGGGGTGGGCCTCGCGGTGCTCCAGGCCGCCCGGATCGCGGGGGCCGGCCGGATCATCGCGGTGGACGTCTCCGCGGAGAAGGAGGAGCTGGCCCGCCGGCACGGCGCGACCGGCTTCGTCCTCTCCGACGACGGCACGGCCAAGGCCGTCCGGCAGCTGACCGGCGGCCACGGCGCCGACCACGCCATCGAGTGCGTCGGCCGGGGCGCCACCATCCGTACCGCGTGGTCCTCCACCCGGCGCGGCGGGCGCACCACCGTGGTCGGCATCGGCCGCAAGGACGACCTGGTCTCCTTCTCCGCCCTGGAGGTCTTCCACTTCGCCCGCACGCTCAGCGCCTGCGTCTACGGCAACAGCGACCCGGCGGTGGACGTCCCCGTGCTGGCCGAGCACGTCCGGGCCGGGCGGCTGGACCTGGAGTCGCTGATCACGGACCGGATCACGCTGGACGAGATCCCCGCCGCCTTCGAGCGGATGGCGGCCGGCAAGGGCGGCCGCTCACTGATCGTCTTCCCCTGA
- a CDS encoding aldehyde dehydrogenase family protein: MQRYTDQYIGGAWRPSLASASVTVVDPATELALASVPAGGAPDVDAAVGAARAAARSWAATTREQRLVPLTRLRDGLAARQQEIAETITAELGCPIGFATAVQAAVPLAVADSYLGILAGYAFEERVGNSTVLAEPAGVVAAITPWNYPLHQIVAKVVPALAAGCTVVLKPAEDTPLVARLFARIVDEAGFPAGVFNLVTGLGPVAGAALAEHPQVDLVSFTGSTAVGREIAAAAGRGIKRVALELGGKSANVVLPGADLARAVNVNVGNVFNNSGQTCSAWTRLLVHEEQYEEAVALAAEAAGKYVPGDPASPRTRIGPVVSARQRERVRGYITGALAEGARLVVGGADAPEGLDQGFYVRPTVLADVTPEMTVAQEEVFGPVLSILRYRDEEHALEIANGTAYGLAGGVWAGDDASAAAFARRMDTGQVDINGGRFNPLAPFGGFKGSGVGRELGRHGLEEFLQPKSLQF; encoded by the coding sequence GTGCAGCGGTACACGGACCAGTACATCGGCGGGGCCTGGCGCCCCTCCCTCGCGAGCGCGTCCGTGACGGTGGTGGACCCGGCCACCGAACTGGCCCTCGCCAGCGTCCCGGCCGGCGGGGCGCCGGACGTCGACGCGGCCGTCGGCGCCGCCCGGGCCGCCGCGCGCTCCTGGGCGGCGACCACCCGCGAACAGCGGCTGGTGCCGCTGACCCGGCTGCGCGACGGCCTCGCCGCCCGGCAGCAGGAGATCGCGGAAACGATCACGGCCGAACTCGGCTGCCCGATCGGCTTCGCCACCGCCGTCCAGGCCGCCGTACCGCTCGCCGTCGCCGACTCCTACCTGGGCATCCTGGCCGGGTACGCCTTCGAGGAGCGGGTCGGCAACTCCACCGTGCTGGCGGAGCCGGCCGGAGTGGTCGCCGCGATCACGCCCTGGAACTACCCGCTGCACCAGATCGTCGCCAAGGTCGTCCCGGCCCTCGCGGCGGGCTGCACCGTCGTCCTGAAACCGGCCGAGGACACCCCGCTGGTGGCCCGGCTGTTCGCCCGGATCGTGGACGAGGCGGGCTTCCCCGCCGGTGTGTTCAACCTGGTCACCGGCCTCGGCCCGGTCGCCGGCGCCGCCCTGGCCGAGCACCCGCAGGTCGATCTGGTCTCCTTCACCGGCTCGACCGCCGTCGGCCGGGAGATCGCCGCGGCGGCGGGGCGCGGCATCAAGCGGGTCGCCCTGGAACTCGGCGGGAAGTCCGCCAACGTCGTCCTGCCCGGTGCGGACCTCGCCCGCGCGGTGAACGTCAACGTCGGCAACGTCTTCAACAACTCCGGCCAGACCTGCAGTGCCTGGACCAGGCTGCTGGTGCACGAGGAGCAGTACGAGGAGGCGGTGGCCCTCGCCGCCGAGGCCGCCGGGAAGTACGTCCCCGGCGACCCGGCCTCGCCCCGGACCCGGATCGGTCCGGTGGTCAGCGCCCGCCAGCGCGAGCGGGTGCGCGGGTACATCACCGGCGCGCTCGCCGAGGGCGCCCGGCTGGTCGTCGGGGGCGCCGATGCTCCCGAGGGGCTGGACCAGGGCTTCTACGTCCGGCCGACCGTCCTCGCCGACGTCACGCCGGAGATGACCGTGGCCCAGGAGGAGGTCTTCGGCCCGGTGCTCTCGATCCTCCGCTACCGAGACGAGGAGCACGCGCTGGAGATCGCCAACGGCACCGCGTACGGTCTGGCCGGCGGCGTCTGGGCGGGCGACGACGCGAGCGCCGCGGCCTTCGCCCGGCGGATGGACACCGGCCAGGTCGACATCAACGGCGGCCGCTTCAACCCGCTGGCGCCGTTCGGCGGGTTCAAGGGTTCGGGGGTCGGCCGGGAGCTCGGGCGGCACGGCCTGGAAGAGTTCCTCCAGCCGAAGTCCCTGCAGTTCTGA
- a CDS encoding glycine hydroxymethyltransferase, whose product MPAQASENTTPAAPHTEASPAANAAFRNALDVVRQVEPRVADAIGAEIEDQRESLKLIASENYASPAVLLAMGNWFSDKYAEGTVGRRFYAGCRNVDTVEALAAEHARELFGAEHAYVQPHSGIDANLVAFWAVLSQRVESPALARAQARHVNDLTDQDWAELRRELGNQRMLGMSLDTGGHLTHGFRPNISGKMFEQRSYGTDPATGLIDYDALRATAREFRPLILVAGYSAYPRLVNFRLMREIADEVGATLMVDMAHFAGLVAGKVLTGDFDPVPHAQIVTTTTHKSLRGPRGGMVLCTSELAEHVDRGCPMVLGGPLSHVMAAKAVALAEARRPEFRDYARRIVENADALAEGLLRRGGRLVTGGTDNHLVLVDVSGHGLTGRQAEAALLDAGIVTNRNSVPQDPNGAWYTSGVRLGTPALTTRGLGVVEMDEIAGLIDSVLRGTTPTTTAAGASSKAQYVLDPALREEVAKRSADLLAGFPLYPGVDLS is encoded by the coding sequence TTGCCTGCCCAGGCCTCCGAGAACACCACGCCCGCCGCGCCGCACACCGAGGCGTCGCCGGCCGCCAACGCCGCCTTCCGCAACGCGCTGGACGTCGTCCGCCAGGTCGAGCCGCGCGTCGCGGACGCCATCGGCGCCGAGATCGAGGACCAGCGCGAGTCCCTCAAGCTCATCGCCAGCGAGAACTACGCCTCCCCGGCGGTCCTGCTCGCGATGGGCAACTGGTTCAGCGACAAGTACGCCGAGGGCACCGTCGGCCGTCGCTTCTACGCCGGCTGCCGCAACGTCGACACCGTGGAGGCGCTGGCCGCCGAGCACGCCCGCGAGCTGTTCGGCGCCGAGCACGCCTACGTCCAGCCGCACTCCGGCATCGACGCCAACCTGGTCGCCTTCTGGGCGGTGCTCTCCCAGCGGGTCGAGAGCCCCGCACTGGCCCGGGCGCAGGCGCGGCACGTCAACGACCTGACCGACCAGGACTGGGCCGAACTGCGACGGGAGCTCGGCAACCAGCGGATGCTGGGCATGTCGCTCGACACCGGCGGCCACCTCACCCACGGGTTCCGCCCCAACATCTCCGGCAAGATGTTCGAGCAGCGCAGCTACGGCACGGATCCGGCCACCGGCCTGATCGACTACGACGCGCTGCGCGCGACCGCCCGTGAGTTCCGTCCGCTGATCCTGGTGGCCGGCTACTCCGCCTACCCCCGGCTGGTGAACTTCCGCCTGATGCGCGAGATCGCCGACGAGGTCGGGGCGACCCTGATGGTCGACATGGCGCACTTCGCGGGCCTGGTCGCCGGCAAGGTCCTGACCGGCGACTTCGACCCGGTGCCGCACGCCCAGATCGTCACCACGACCACGCACAAGTCACTGCGCGGCCCGCGCGGCGGCATGGTGCTCTGCACCTCGGAGCTGGCGGAGCACGTGGACCGCGGCTGCCCGATGGTGCTCGGCGGCCCGCTCTCGCACGTGATGGCCGCCAAGGCGGTCGCCCTGGCCGAGGCCCGCCGGCCGGAGTTCCGGGACTACGCCCGCCGGATCGTCGAGAACGCCGACGCACTCGCCGAGGGCCTGCTGCGGCGCGGCGGCAGGCTGGTCACGGGCGGCACCGACAACCACCTCGTCCTCGTGGACGTCTCGGGCCACGGCCTGACCGGCCGCCAGGCCGAGGCGGCGCTGCTCGACGCCGGCATCGTCACCAACCGCAACTCCGTCCCGCAGGACCCGAACGGCGCCTGGTACACCTCCGGCGTGCGGCTCGGCACCCCCGCGCTGACCACCCGGGGCCTCGGCGTCGTGGAGATGGACGAGATCGCCGGCCTGATCGACAGCGTGCTGCGCGGCACCACGCCCACCACCACGGCCGCCGGAGCCTCCTCCAAGGCCCAGTACGTGCTGGATCCGGCGCTGCGCGAGGAGGTCGCCAAGCGTTCGGCCGACCTGCTGGCCGGGTTCCCGCTCTACCCGGGCGTCGACCTGTCCTGA
- a CDS encoding diiron oxygenase — MSEATSTRTADREQNAERLLRVSARHSHDPLTEIDWDAPIDPDQFAVPPHRVSLYGTPLWERMTHRQRAQLSVHELASTISAGIWFELILMEGLVRHVYASDLTTKHAQYALTEVADECRHSTMFARYIARTGYPSARPSRRAQRLGNLHILLNDTTMTFAGAIFVEEFTDALQREMIRDESLQPLARSVARIHVIEEARHIGYAKPELERRWAALSTPRRALFRQALGLLARQSVSEIIHPRVYALAGLDPRAARQAAAGNPHWQQAKTDWSRKAVVFFTDLGIIDHRSARQWRRASLLAAAPR, encoded by the coding sequence ATGAGCGAAGCCACCTCCACCCGGACGGCCGACCGCGAGCAGAACGCCGAGCGGCTGCTGCGGGTCTCCGCCAGGCACTCCCACGACCCGCTCACCGAGATCGACTGGGACGCCCCGATCGATCCGGACCAGTTCGCCGTCCCGCCGCACCGGGTCTCGCTCTACGGGACCCCGCTCTGGGAGCGGATGACACACCGCCAGCGGGCGCAGCTGAGCGTCCACGAGCTGGCCAGCACGATCTCCGCGGGCATCTGGTTCGAGCTGATCCTGATGGAGGGTCTGGTCCGGCACGTCTACGCGAGCGACCTGACCACCAAGCACGCCCAGTACGCGCTGACCGAGGTCGCCGACGAGTGCCGGCACTCGACCATGTTCGCCCGCTACATCGCCCGGACGGGCTACCCCTCGGCCCGCCCCAGCCGCCGGGCGCAGCGGCTCGGCAACCTGCACATCCTGCTCAACGACACCACCATGACCTTCGCCGGCGCGATCTTCGTGGAGGAGTTCACCGACGCCCTGCAGCGCGAGATGATCCGCGACGAGAGCCTCCAGCCGCTGGCCCGCTCGGTGGCCCGGATCCACGTGATCGAGGAGGCCCGCCACATCGGGTACGCCAAGCCCGAGCTGGAGCGCCGGTGGGCCGCGTTGAGCACTCCGCGCCGGGCGCTGTTCCGGCAGGCCCTGGGCCTGCTGGCCCGGCAGTCGGTCTCCGAGATCATCCATCCCCGGGTGTACGCGTTGGCCGGCCTCGACCCGAGGGCCGCCCGGCAGGCGGCCGCCGGGAACCCGCACTGGCAGCAGGCGAAGACCGACTGGTCCCGCAAGGCGGTGGTGTTCTTCACCGACCTCGGGATCATCGACCACCGCTCGGCCCGCCAGTGGCGCCGGGCCTCCCTGCTGGCGGCCGCGCCCCGCTAA
- a CDS encoding DUF2809 domain-containing protein, producing MDDLRRNGRALKVRLAALGAAALTVAVGLGSRGVLPGEGAKVAGDVLYTVLVYALVVLAAPRVRPERAAPVALGVSWAVEFFQATGIPAELSRWSVLARLVLGTTFNVPDLFWYVAGAALGRLVHRAAAAPG from the coding sequence ATGGATGATCTCCGCCGGAACGGCCGCGCTCTGAAAGTGCGCCTCGCGGCGCTCGGCGCGGCGGCGCTGACCGTCGCGGTGGGCCTGGGCAGCAGGGGAGTCCTGCCGGGAGAGGGCGCCAAGGTGGCCGGGGACGTGCTGTACACCGTGCTGGTGTACGCGTTGGTCGTGCTGGCCGCGCCGCGCGTCAGGCCGGAGAGGGCCGCGCCGGTCGCTCTGGGGGTGAGCTGGGCGGTGGAGTTCTTCCAGGCCACCGGGATCCCGGCCGAACTGTCCCGGTGGAGCGTCCTCGCCCGGCTCGTCCTCGGCACCACCTTCAACGTCCCCGACCTGTTCTGGTACGTCGCGGGCGCCGCGCTCGGCCGGCTGGTGCACCGGGCGGCTGCCGCTCCGGGCTGA
- a CDS encoding gamma-glutamylcyclotransferase family protein yields MPPDPPACGPGPAGAPAGLPFFVYGTLRPGGRNHPAHLAGRITAVRPALLPGAALHAGPGFPYALPDRDRHVFGDLVTVRPDLYPAVLLALDRLEDCRPDGSGEYVRHRLPVRLTDTGAAVVAWVYLAGPGAAARLRARPAPIPSGDWTRRGG; encoded by the coding sequence GTGCCGCCCGATCCCCCTGCGTGTGGCCCCGGCCCGGCCGGTGCGCCCGCCGGGCTCCCCTTCTTCGTCTACGGCACGCTCCGCCCCGGCGGGCGCAACCACCCCGCGCATCTCGCCGGGCGGATCACCGCCGTCCGGCCGGCCCTGCTGCCCGGGGCCGCCCTGCACGCCGGCCCCGGTTTCCCGTACGCGCTGCCGGATCGGGATCGCCACGTATTCGGGGATCTCGTCACCGTCCGGCCCGACCTGTACCCGGCCGTGCTGCTCGCCCTGGACCGCCTGGAGGACTGCCGGCCCGACGGCTCCGGCGAGTACGTCCGCCACCGCCTGCCCGTACGGCTGACGGACACCGGCGCCGCCGTGGTGGCCTGGGTCTACCTGGCCGGCCCCGGAGCGGCCGCCCGGCTGCGCGCCCGGCCCGCGCCGATCCCCTCCGGGGACTGGACGCGGCGCGGCGGATGA
- a CDS encoding 2-dehydropantoate 2-reductase, producing the protein MSTTPGPARPRIAVLGAGSIGCHLGGMLARSADVTLIGRPDAMAAIQRRGLTLTGPDAARREVRDLRTATGAAAAAGADYVLVTVKSADTVAAAREVAEHLAPGAVVLSFQNGLHNARLLRAELAGHRVLAGMVPYNVVHSAPAAFHQGSGGQVMLEADPERVDGRSAAFARAARAGGLDLTLRRDMPAVQAAKLLMNLNNAVNALSGLPLREQLGRRDYRACLALCQYEALGAFRAARLAAARLGPVPAGWMPRVLALPDRLFHRLAGATLRIDAQARSSMWEDLQRGRGTEIDALQGEIVALAARHGRPAPANARLIALVREAEAAAPGTARRWSGPELLAELTAAARGRPDTARSQLQTGLSGARPPAGRPGATGGPSGGR; encoded by the coding sequence GTGTCCACCACCCCCGGCCCGGCGAGGCCGCGGATCGCCGTGCTCGGCGCCGGCAGCATCGGCTGCCACCTGGGCGGCATGCTCGCCCGGAGCGCCGACGTCACGCTGATCGGCCGCCCGGACGCCATGGCCGCGATCCAGCGGCGCGGCCTCACCCTGACCGGTCCGGACGCCGCCCGGCGTGAGGTCCGCGATCTTCGTACGGCCACCGGGGCGGCCGCGGCGGCCGGGGCCGACTACGTCCTGGTGACGGTCAAGTCCGCCGACACGGTGGCCGCCGCCCGCGAGGTCGCGGAGCACCTGGCGCCCGGCGCGGTCGTGCTCAGCTTCCAGAACGGGCTGCACAACGCGCGGCTGCTGCGGGCCGAGCTGGCCGGCCACCGGGTGCTGGCGGGCATGGTCCCCTACAACGTGGTGCACAGCGCTCCGGCGGCCTTCCACCAGGGCAGCGGCGGGCAGGTGATGCTGGAGGCCGATCCCGAGCGGGTCGACGGGCGGAGCGCCGCGTTCGCGCGGGCGGCCCGGGCGGGCGGGCTCGATCTGACGCTGCGCCGGGACATGCCCGCCGTGCAGGCAGCCAAGCTGCTGATGAACCTCAACAACGCGGTGAACGCGCTCTCCGGCCTGCCGCTGCGCGAACAGCTCGGCCGACGCGACTACCGTGCCTGCCTCGCGCTCTGCCAGTACGAGGCCCTCGGTGCGTTCCGGGCGGCCCGGCTCGCCGCCGCCCGGCTCGGCCCGGTGCCGGCCGGTTGGATGCCGCGGGTGCTCGCCCTGCCCGACCGGCTGTTCCACCGGCTGGCGGGAGCCACGCTGAGGATCGACGCGCAGGCCCGCTCCTCGATGTGGGAGGACCTCCAGCGCGGTCGCGGCACCGAGATCGACGCGCTGCAGGGTGAGATCGTCGCGCTGGCCGCCCGCCACGGCCGACCGGCTCCCGCCAACGCCCGGCTGATCGCGCTGGTCCGGGAGGCCGAGGCGGCGGCCCCGGGCACGGCCCGCCGCTGGAGCGGCCCGGAGCTGCTCGCCGAACTGACCGCGGCGGCCCGTGGCCGACCGGACACCGCCCGGTCACAACTCCAGACAGGGCTTAGCGGGGCGCGGCCGCCAGCAGGGAGGCCCGGCGCCACTGGCGGGCCGAGCGGTGGTCGATGA
- a CDS encoding EamA family transporter: MTAPAPQRPSTPVGTSAPQPSLEERPRVSGTVWTALAIVYVLWGSTYLAIRIVLETLPSFLSAGSRSLVAGLLLLGLVAWRQGGSAIRVTRRQLGSAALVGLLLLTGGNGLVVLGENSIPSGLAALLVAVVPLWMVLLPLAFGGRRPHPAALGGVLLGLAGLAVLSWPALGGDVAPAGVIAVVAATLTWAAGSFAAGRIAMPPNAFAAAAYQMIAGGLAGLLVGLARGEQHGFELSQVSTRSWLALAYLVVFGSLVAFTAYAWLLQSAPLTLVSTYAYVNPVVAVLLGWLVLAEPLTGPILCGGAIVVAAVCLVVSTARRG; the protein is encoded by the coding sequence ATGACCGCACCGGCCCCGCAGAGACCCTCGACCCCCGTCGGGACGTCGGCGCCGCAGCCTTCCCTGGAGGAGCGCCCCCGGGTGAGCGGGACGGTCTGGACGGCGTTGGCCATCGTGTACGTCCTCTGGGGTTCGACCTACCTGGCGATCCGGATCGTGCTGGAGACGCTGCCGTCGTTCCTCTCGGCCGGCTCCCGTTCCCTGGTCGCCGGCCTGCTGCTGCTCGGCCTGGTGGCCTGGCGCCAGGGCGGCTCCGCGATCCGGGTGACCCGCCGGCAGCTCGGTTCGGCCGCGCTGGTCGGCCTGCTGCTGCTCACCGGCGGCAACGGCCTGGTGGTGCTCGGCGAGAACTCGATCCCCTCGGGCCTCGCCGCGCTGCTGGTCGCGGTCGTCCCGCTCTGGATGGTGCTGCTGCCGCTCGCCTTCGGAGGCCGGCGCCCGCACCCGGCCGCGCTCGGCGGGGTGCTGCTCGGCCTGGCCGGCCTCGCGGTGCTCTCCTGGCCCGCGCTCGGCGGCGACGTCGCGCCGGCCGGTGTGATCGCGGTCGTCGCGGCGACGCTCACCTGGGCCGCCGGGTCGTTCGCGGCCGGGCGGATCGCCATGCCGCCGAACGCCTTCGCGGCCGCCGCCTACCAGATGATCGCCGGCGGCCTGGCCGGCCTGCTGGTCGGTCTGGCCCGCGGTGAGCAGCACGGCTTCGAGCTCTCCCAGGTCTCCACCCGCTCCTGGCTGGCCCTCGCCTACCTGGTGGTGTTCGGCTCGCTGGTCGCCTTCACGGCCTACGCCTGGTTGCTGCAGTCCGCCCCGCTGACGCTGGTCTCCACCTACGCGTACGTCAACCCGGTGGTCGCGGTGCTGCTCGGCTGGCTGGTCCTGGCCGAGCCGCTCACCGGGCCGATCCTGTGCGGCGGCGCGATCGTGGTGGCGGCCGTCTGCCTGGTCGTCAGCACCGCGCGGCGGGGCTGA
- a CDS encoding TetR/AcrR family transcriptional regulator — MAYRKTPAVQARLDAQRDAVLAAATELLSEHGYAACSVAAVAQRAGIATGSVYRSFPNKAELVAELFRSVVGREVAAVRAAAAFEGDLPAQVASVIGTFAGRALRKPRLAFALLAEPVDPEVDAERLVFRLAFRDLIAGLIAEGVAAGRLPDQDPQLTAAALVGAVGEALVGPLADCSSAAELVPALSAFALRALGHPTPSPAPTGADR, encoded by the coding sequence ATGGCCTACCGAAAGACCCCGGCCGTCCAGGCCCGGCTCGACGCCCAGCGGGACGCCGTGCTCGCCGCCGCCACCGAGTTGCTCTCCGAACACGGTTACGCCGCCTGCTCGGTGGCGGCCGTCGCGCAGCGCGCGGGGATCGCCACCGGCAGCGTGTACCGGTCGTTCCCGAACAAGGCCGAGCTGGTGGCGGAGCTCTTTCGCAGCGTCGTCGGCCGTGAGGTCGCCGCGGTGCGGGCGGCCGCCGCCTTCGAGGGCGATCTGCCCGCCCAGGTCGCCTCGGTGATCGGGACGTTCGCGGGCCGGGCCCTGCGCAAGCCCCGGCTGGCGTTCGCCCTACTGGCCGAGCCGGTCGACCCCGAGGTGGACGCCGAGCGGCTGGTCTTCCGGCTGGCCTTCAGGGATCTGATCGCCGGTCTGATCGCCGAGGGCGTGGCCGCCGGCCGGCTGCCCGACCAGGACCCCCAGCTCACCGCGGCGGCCCTGGTCGGGGCGGTGGGCGAGGCGCTGGTCGGCCCGCTGGCCGACTGCTCGTCCGCGGCGGAGCTCGTCCCGGCGTTGTCGGCGTTCGCCCTGCGCGCCCTCGGTCACCCCACACCCTCGCCCGCACCCACCGGAGCCGACAGATGA
- a CDS encoding GntR family transcriptional regulator produces MGAEDSGPVLKRTRVRDYLRNLVESQAAGDPIPSERTLCEQLGVSRPTLRAAVDELVTTGLIVREHGRGMFVAPAKITQELAMATEDSAFVLPRAAGSWASRVLEFSVIQAGARVGRKLHISPAAEIVYIARLRLVDGEPMAIEHLHVPLALVPGLTPADMESGDFYELLRDEHGIQVHQAVQSIEPTVTSEREARLLSVPVLSPALLFERLTTDGTGRPVEYVHSLYRGDRYRIVSRISLADHGAPAPAAEQDASRHHPGIPPGDLTSGAGGRTVTVGDIQPTG; encoded by the coding sequence ATGGGCGCCGAGGACTCCGGTCCCGTTCTCAAGCGCACGCGAGTCCGTGACTACCTCAGAAATCTCGTCGAATCGCAGGCCGCCGGCGACCCGATCCCCTCCGAACGGACCCTGTGCGAACAGCTCGGAGTGTCCCGGCCGACGCTGCGCGCCGCCGTGGACGAACTGGTCACCACCGGGCTGATCGTGCGCGAGCACGGCCGGGGAATGTTCGTCGCACCCGCGAAGATCACCCAGGAACTGGCGATGGCCACGGAGGACAGCGCCTTCGTACTGCCGCGTGCCGCCGGCAGCTGGGCCAGCCGGGTGCTGGAGTTCTCCGTGATCCAGGCCGGCGCCCGGGTCGGACGCAAACTGCACATCTCCCCCGCCGCCGAAATCGTCTACATCGCCCGGCTGCGGCTGGTCGACGGCGAACCGATGGCGATCGAGCATCTGCACGTCCCGCTGGCCCTGGTTCCGGGGCTGACGCCGGCCGACATGGAATCCGGGGACTTCTACGAACTCCTGCGGGACGAGCACGGCATCCAGGTGCACCAGGCGGTCCAGTCCATCGAACCCACCGTCACCAGCGAGCGGGAGGCGCGGCTGCTGAGCGTCCCCGTCCTCTCCCCCGCGCTGCTCTTCGAGCGGCTGACCACCGACGGAACCGGCCGGCCTGTGGAGTACGTCCACTCGCTCTACCGCGGCGACCGCTACCGGATCGTCTCGCGGATCTCGCTGGCCGACCACGGCGCCCCCGCACCGGCGGCGGAGCAGGACGCCTCGCGTCACCACCCCGGTATCCCCCCGGGCGACCTGACCAGTGGTGCGGGCGGGCGGACGGTGACCGTCGGCGACATCCAGCCGACCGGCTGA